The proteins below are encoded in one region of Puntigrus tetrazona isolate hp1 chromosome 5, ASM1883169v1, whole genome shotgun sequence:
- the wu:fa19b12 gene encoding uncharacterized protein wu:fa19b12, protein MTKRRAENALHPDIPHKRCFRSLSDNDKPVGGVNVIQNATPSSLLTKTEQRYRKRPSYVEDSLDAHNLPRKVPANGFNSVLADGTACESRTFEDDDDAGRPVTRRSSRALQTQSDKQAGEENNIAKGDKAMHTDEDLSPFNSFQFWRVPLPELDLSLLETDSSSGSHVASSTKDLEAMET, encoded by the exons ATGACCAAACGCAGAGCTGAAAACGCTTTGCATCCCGACATCCCTCATAAAAGATGTTTTCGCTCTCTTTCCGACAACGACAAACCGGTCGGAGGCGTGAACGTGATCCAAAACGCAACTCCGTCGTCGTTGTTAACGAAGACTGAACAACGCTACCGGAAAAGACCGAGCTATGTCGAAGATTCGCTGGATGCGCATAACCTACCGAGAAAGGTCCCCGCAAACGGGTTTAATTCAGTGCTGGCAGACGGGACCGCGTGCGAGTCCAGAACATtcgaggatgatgatgatgctggtAGACCTGTTACGCGACGCTCGTCTCGCGCGCTTCAGACGCAATCAGATAAACAGGCAGGCGAAGAAAATAACATCGCGAAGGGAGACAAG GCGATGCACACAGACGAGGACCTCTCTCCATTCAATTCCTTCCAGTTCTGGCGGGTTCCACTGCCCGAGTTGGATCTCTCTCTCCTGGAGACCGATTCCTCATCTGGTTCCCATGTAGCCTCTTCCACCAAAGACTTGGAGGCGATGGAAACATGA
- the carnmt1 gene encoding carnosine N-methyltransferase, whose protein sequence is MADSTAGTVAASKPEVFYNYRERNKCSPEEDARLERQHFWNVINAFKYYRIHVHERVNRAERQFRCLPDRHQQLLTNFIPNLNKIRYCIDRNHEVLQAIVHNCLHMFENMEYGQDGDPRKVRPSSTFDMDKLKSTLKQFVRDWSEAGKAERDSCYKPIVEEIQRLFPPDQCDVSQVKVLVPGAGLGRLAWEIAHLGYSCQGNEWSFFMLFSSNFVLNRCDKENALTLYPWIHQFSNNKMSSDQTRPVSFPDVNPQSLPEDSDFSMVAGDFQEVYSEHETWDCVATCFFIDTAHNVLDYIETIWNILKPGGVWINLGPLLYHYENIANELSIELSYEEIKAVIFKYGFVLELERESVPSTYTENDRSMLKYLYDCVFFIVRKPTEQLSNGDQTTKDGQTEDSSQTKKST, encoded by the exons ATGGCTGACAGCACGGCTGGAACAGTAGCAGCGTCCAAGCCAGAGGTTTTTTATAACTACCGAGAGAGGAATAAATGTTCCCCCGAGGAAGATGCGCGATTAGAGAGACAACATTTCTGGAACGTGATCAACGCTTTTAAATACTACAG AATTCACGTTCACGAACGAGTGAATCGAGCCGAGCGGCAGTTCCGATGCCTTCCAGATCGCCACCAGCAGCTCCTGACAAATTTCATTCCCAATCTGAACAAGATTCGCTACTGTATCGACCGAAACCATGAGGTGCTGCAGGCCATAGTGCACAACTGCCTCCATATGTTTGAGAACATGGAATATGGACAGGAT GGGGACCCAAGGAAAGTACGGCCTTCCTCCACTTTTGACATGGACAAGCTGAAGTCAACTTTAAAGCAGTTTGTTCGTGACTGGAGTGAAGCAGGAAAAGCAGAGAGGGACAGCTGTTATAAACCTATTGTAGAGGAGATCCAGAGATTATTTCCTCCTGACCAGTG TGACGTCTCTCAAGTCAAAGTGTTGGTGCCAGGGGCAGGTCTGGGGCGGCTTGCGTGGGAAATCGCTCACCTGGGCTATTCGTGCCAAGGCAACGAGTGGAGTTTCTTCATGCTCTTCTCCTCTAATTTTGTTCTGAACAG GTGCGATAAGGAAAATGCACTGACACTATATCCCTGGATTCACCAGTTCAGTAATAACAAAATGTCCTCAGATCAGACAAGACCAGTGTCCTTTCCCGATGTCAATCCACAGAGTCTCCCAGAAGACTCCGACTTCTCTATGGTAGCAGGAGACTTCCAGGAAGTATACAGTGAGCATG AAACGTGGGATTGCGTTGCTACTTGTTTCTTCATTGACACTGCCCACAATGTTCTTGATTATATTGAAACCATCTGGAATATTCTAAAACCTGGTGGCGTCTGGATAAATTTGG GTCCACTTCTGTACCACTATGAGAATATCGCCAATGAATTGTCCATTGAGTTGAGCTATGAAGAAATAAAGGCTGTCATTTTCAAATATGGATTTGTCCTGGAG TTGGAGAGAGAGTCTGTTCCCAGCACGTACACAGAGAATGACCGCTCCATGCTCAAGTACCTTTATGACTGTGTCTTTTTTATCGTACGAAAACCTACAGAACAGCTGAGCAATGGAGATCAGACAACTAAAGACGGTCAGACTGAGGATTCTTCACAGACAAAAAAGTCAACATGA
- the LOC122345081 gene encoding alpha-(1,3)-fucosyltransferase 7 yields MSLTLKAVAFIQTNRQGFSCCFWTLNSSTMRLMKKQTCVLFCLFGFVLLYNFLSWSKTMLLLNQIETSGSKRPEDNITILLWHWPFGVRYKLERGVCMDKYQIPRCFLEDKQSLFAQADVVVFHHFELWTGQSKLPLHLTRPPMQKWLWLSLEPPMNNRNLSSYNNLFNWTMSYRRDADVFMPYGELVSKRTNVTYVIPKKSDCLVCWVVSKYKANHSRSQIFQQLKKHIPSKQIEAYGLWSNRPLSNKKLLSTISRCYFYLAFENSLSTDYITEKLWRNSLQAGSVPVVLGPPRSIYELSIPPESFIHVNDFSSIKALANFLSQVAADRERYESYFRWHNYYNVRMYTDWRERLCNICMFYDQLSKHKKVYNDLYSWVNK; encoded by the exons ATGTCACTGACACTTAAAGCAGTGGCTTTTATACAAACCAACCGCCAAGGATTTTCATGTTGTTTCTGGACTCTCAACTCTAG TACTATGCGATTAATGAAAAAACAGACTTGTGTCCTCTTTTGTCTGTTTGGCTTTGTGCTGCTCTACAATTTCTTATCCTGGAGTAAAACCATGCTGCTCTTAAATCAGATTGAAACCAGTGGATCTAAACGCCCAGAGGACAACATCACCATCCTCCTGTGGCACTGGCCTTTCGGAGTTCGCTACAAACTGGAGAGAGGGGTCTGTATGGATAAATATCAAATCCCTAGATGCTTTCTGGAGGATAAGCAATCCCTTTTCGCTCAGGCAGATGTTGTAGTCTTCCATCACTTCGAGCTCTGGACTGGCCAGTCCAAACTGCCTCTCCACCTAACGCGTCCACCAATGCAGAAGTGGCTTTGGTTATCACTGGAACCTCCTATGAACAATCGCAACCTCAGCAGCTACAACAATTTGTTCAACTGGACGATGAGTTATCGCCGTGACGCTGACGTCTTCATGCCATACGGAGAGCTTGTTTCTAAAAGGACTAATGTCACGTACGTTATTCCGAAGAAGAGCGACTGCCTAGTTTGCTGGGTGGTCAGCAAATACAAAGCCAATCATAGTCGCTCACAAATTTTCCAGCAGCTGAAGAAACACATTCCATCAAAACAAATAGAAGCATACGGTCTGTGGTCCAATCGGCCGCTCTCAAACAAAAAGCTGCTTTCCACAATATCTCGTTGTTACTTTTACCTTGCCTTCGAGAACTCGTTATCCACAGACTATATCACGGAGAAGCTGTGGCGAAACTCCCTTCAGGCGGGGAGTGTGCCGGTGGTGCTCGGACCACCCAGGAGCATTTATGAACTATCAATTCCACCAGAGTCGTTCATCCATGTGAATGACTTCAGCAGCATTAAGGCGCTGGCTAATTTCTTAAGTCAAGTGGCTGCTGACAGAGAGCGTTACGAGTCCTATTTTAGATGGcacaattattataatgttagaATGTACACAGACTGGAGAGAGAGACTCtgtaatatttgcatgttttatgacCAGCTCTCTAAGCATAAGAAAGTGTACAATGATCTGTACAGCTGGGTCAACAAGTAA